One Thermus sp. CCB_US3_UF1 DNA window includes the following coding sequences:
- a CDS encoding 2-keto-4-pentenoate hydratase: protein MREEEKALLEAIRQARAQGHRLLGGRDWGVGLEGAYRVQEALCPGPWKGFKLGLVSPAKQAQMGVREPIFGRVSPGMLREGVELSRFLQPRAEPEVAVFLKEDLPPGATPGRAYGAVAGFFLAVDLLDSVWEGYRFTASEVVADNASGGGFLLGLRPWARLPRGHLRLYLNGERVAEGPVEALGDPGERLSWLAERVGGLRAGQVVFLGSPAPAVPLERGVLEVWAEGGVLLAQVV from the coding sequence GAGAAGGCCCTTCTGGAAGCCATCCGGCAGGCCCGGGCCCAGGGCCACCGCCTCCTTGGGGGGCGGGACTGGGGGGTGGGCCTGGAAGGGGCTTACCGGGTGCAGGAGGCCCTCTGCCCTGGGCCCTGGAAGGGGTTTAAGCTGGGCCTGGTCTCCCCGGCCAAGCAAGCCCAGATGGGCGTGCGGGAACCCATCTTTGGCCGGGTTTCCCCGGGGATGCTTCGGGAAGGGGTGGAGCTTTCCCGCTTCCTCCAGCCCCGCGCCGAGCCGGAGGTGGCGGTTTTCTTGAAGGAGGACCTGCCCCCAGGGGCTACCCCGGGGCGGGCTTATGGGGCCGTGGCGGGTTTCTTCCTGGCGGTGGACCTCCTGGACTCTGTTTGGGAGGGGTACCGCTTCACCGCTTCCGAGGTGGTGGCGGACAACGCCTCCGGAGGGGGGTTCCTCCTCGGGCTTAGGCCCTGGGCCCGCCTCCCTCGAGGCCACCTTCGCCTCTACCTCAACGGGGAAAGGGTGGCGGAGGGGCCCGTAGAGGCCCTGGGGGATCCGGGAGAGAGGCTTTCTTGGCTGGCGGAGCGGGTGGGGGGGCTTAGGGCGGGGCAGGTGGTCTTCCTGGGCTCCCCGGCCCCGGCGGTGCCCCTGGAAAGGGGGGTCTTGGAAGTCTGGGCCGAGGGGGGGGTGCTCCTGGCCCAGGTGGTGTAG